Sequence from the Amycolatopsis sp. NBC_00345 genome:
TTGAAGTTCGTGCCGAGCGTGAAGTAGACCCCCGGCGGCTCGTGCGCCGGGCGCGGTGCCAGCGGCGGGCCCGGCCGGAAGAGGAACGCCGTCCCGCGGTCGCGCAGGCCCGGCGGGAAGGACGACAGGACGAGGTCGCCGTCGAGCATCGTCAGCGCCGGGTCCGGCGGCAGGCCGTGCTCGGCCCGCAGCTCGTGCAGCGGCTCGGCGACGAGCTCGCGGCGCAGGAAGGCGCCGGCCGCCAGGACGAGCACCGTCGCGCAGGGCAGGCCGAGCCGCTCGGCCGCGATGGCGGAGCCGAAGTCCGCCTCGTCCCGCACCACGACGTCCGGCCGCCACTCGCGGGCGATGTCCAGCAGGGCGCCCGCGCGCGCCCGGCCGCCCCGCCGCGCGAACAGCTCCTTCAGCTCCCAGTCGTCCCGCGCCGGGTCGACGGGCGGCAGCGGCACCCGGACCGGCGCGCCCGGGTCCACGTCCGGGACGGGACTCGTGGCGATCGCCGTGAACCCGGCCCGTTCGATCGCCGGGACCTCCCGCCCCGCCCCCGCGACGGCCACGGCGTGCCCGGCCGCCGCCACGGCCCGCGCGACGGGCGCCATCGGGTCGAAGTGCCCACGGCCGCCGGCGAAGGTGAAGAGAAAGCGCATTCCCGGCAAGGTAGTGGGCGGCGGAGTGATGTGCCGCACCCTTTTCCCCGCCCCGGATGTCACCCGTACGGGGGCCGGTCGGCAGACTGGTACCCCACACGCGCCCCGGGCGAAAGGGAGAACAGCTGATGACGCAGGTACCGGACCCCGAAGCCCCCGAGGGCGTCGACCTCGAACGGCCCAACGCGGCCCGGATCTACGACTGGTTCCTCGGCGGCACGGCGAACTGGGCGATCGACCGCGAGTTCGGCGAGCGGGCCGTCAAGACGTTCCCGACGATCAAGAGCATCGCGAAGCTCGGCCGCCAGTTCCTCGGGCGCGGGGTGCAGTACATGGCGAACCAGGGCATCGACCAGTTCCTCGACCTCGGGTCGGGGGTGCCGACCGTCGGCAACGTGCACGAGATCGCCGTGTCGGTGAACCCCAACGCGCGCTGCGTGTACGTCGACAACGAGCCCGTCGCCGTCGCGCACTCGCAGATCCTGCTGGAGCGCGAGGGCGTCGCCGACCGGCACGCGGTGATCCACGGCGACCTGCGGTACCCGGGCGACATCTGGCCGCGGGCGCTGGACACCGGCGTGCTCGACCCGAAGCGGCCGATCGGGCTGATCATGTGCGGCGTCCTGTACTTCGTCGGCCCGGAAGAGGGCGCGCTCGAGATCGTGCGCAAGTACCTGTCGCTGGTCCCGTCCGGGTCGTACTTCCTCGCTTCGCACCTGACGAACGACGGTGTCAAGGCGCCCGACGGGGAGAGCCGGGACGAGATCCAGGAGCAGTACAAGCAGTCCAGCACGCCGTTCCACCACCGCACCCGCGAGGAGTTCGCGGAGTTCTTCGAGGGGCTGGAGCTGGTCAAGCCCGGCATCACCTGGGTTCCGGACTGGCACCCGGACGAGGCCGCGGAGAGGCTGATCAACCGGATCGCGGACGACCCGTCCTTCAGCGGTGCCCTCGGTGCGATGGGGCGCAAGCCCTGAATACAGGCGCGCCCCGGGGAAGTGGCCCGGGGCGCGTGTGTGGTGGGAGCGGTGGAAAGTCAGACCCGGGACGAGCCCAGGCCGTGCAGCAGCGGGGTCAGGTCGACCCTCGCTTCGAGCGGTCGCGTCGCGCGGACCAGGTCCGGCTGGCGCGGCGTGGGCAGGTCGACGTCGGTGTCCCATCGCATGGGCGTGCGCAGCGGCGCCTGGATCAGGCTGCGACCGAAGCGGCTGCGCAGTTCGTGACCGATCCCACGCCGGACGCGAGTGTGTTCGTCCTCACGGCGAAAGAGCGTGGTGAGCCGGACGGCCATGGGATCACACCCCCAGTTCGGGTTGCGGGTACCGGGGCTGGTCAGCACCGGTCAGACCGAGGCAGCGCTCGCACGGCATTCCCGTGCCCGGCGCCACCCACTCCACGTCGGCGGGGAGAAGCTTCTCCCCGCACCGCGCGAGCACCCGGGCGCCGGAACTCCCGGCGTCCACCTCGAAGACATGCGTGACGCGGCGGGATTCGCCCGTGGTGCCGGGCGCGAGCCTGCCGGTCACCAGCAGTTTCGCCGTCATGTCGTCTTGGATGAGCACTCTGTCCCTCTCCCGAGGTCCGCGAGTTGGCCGGTTGTCGATGAGGGTTGGGCCGAATGCAGCAAGCCATTCACCCACCATCACTGCCCCGATCGGTACGATTAATCCTACTCCTGGAATAATCTTCATGTCGAGATCGGGCCGAGTTGATCACCCGCTTGGCCCTGCGGTTTGCTCCGTAGTGACAGAAAGAAGCCGGGGACGTGCGCCGCGACCGCACGCCGTGGCCGAAGACTCGGAGGTACGACCCATGGCGGATTATCCGTCGTCCCCGGATTACGACCCGAACACCACAAAGTCGCTGTTCGAGGACGCCGCCTGGGAGAAGTCGTTCGCCAGCGAGCCCAACGGCGGCAACTGCGTCGAGATCAACCTGGGCCGCAACGGCTTGGTCGGCGTCCGCGACACCAAGCTCACGCAGAGCCCGGTGCTGGTCTTCGACGCGGGCGAGTGGGAGGCCTTCCTGGTGGCGGTGAAAGCGGGACAGTTCGACCTGCCGCCCAGCACCTGAATTCGGCCACCTCGTGAGACCTTCACCAAATGTCACTCGATGGGGTGAGCCCCGTTGACCCAGGGTGGCGATCGCGCCTGATGTGGCCTGCTCTGTGCGGCTGCTCTCGTTCAACGCCCTGAAGGCCACCTTCAGGGTCGTAGATGCCCTCAAGGTGGCCTTCAGGGGCAGCCGGGCCGGGTGATGGCGGCCCGGCTGCCCTTCAGGCGGCGGCCGGGATCCCGCCGCCGCGGAGGCGGGACCGGGTGCGCCGCCAGGCGAGGACCACCAGTACCACCAGCACGATCAGCGGCAGGGTGCTGATCGCCCAGCTGAGGCCCATCGGCGGGCCCGGCTGTTCCAGCACGGTCAGGTTCTTCAGCTCCCCGACGCCCTGGCCCTGCGGCCCGTCGACGGCGAACTTGAACGTCCACGCGCCCTCCGCCGCCAGCGACCGGATGTCCAGGCCCCACACGTCGCGCTTGCGCGGGTGGCGGGCCAGTGGCTGGGGCCGGGTGAAGTGGTTGCTCTCCGGGTTGAACATGGAGAGCGTGCCGGTCTTGGTGCCGATGCCGCCGTCCGGGATGAAGGTGAAGTCCAGCGACTGCATCGCGCGCAGCGGCCACGTCGAGAAGCCGATGGTCAGCCCGTACGGCCCGGCCTGCACCCGCTCGGTGTGGACGATGTTGACCGGTTCGTACGCGTTCGCGGGCGCGGCGGAGATGAACAGCAGTCCCACCACGGCGCACAACGCCAGCAAGGTCTTACGCATCGGTGTTCTCCTTAGGCGAGTTACGCGAGGCGGGGGCCAGCAGCCGCAGCATCCCGCCGAACCGCCACCCGGCGAACCCGCCGAGCAGCCCCAGCGCGCCCGCCACGAACCCGGTGGCCAGCACCGTCGGCAGGTCGACGACCCGGAGCGAATAGATCCAGACGTCCTGCAACGGCATGCTCAGCCCGATCAGCAGCCCGCCGATCCCGCCGGCCACCACCGACACCCGGCCCGGCTGCCAGCTCCGCTGCCGCGACAGGACGAACAACAGCTCCAGCACCGCGGCCACCGGCAGCAGCAGCATCGGCATCAGCGCGGGCATGTCCGGCACGCCGCTCACGTAGTCGCGCACCGGCAGCCCGACGAGGTCCGCGTACGCCCGCGCCGCCCAGGGCGAGAACCACCAGAACAGGGCCTGGATCACGGCGAGGATCGCGGCCGTCGCCACCGCGCCGCCCGGACGGCGCTGGAAGCTCGCGCCCGCGGTGACCATCAGCACCGCGAGCAGCGCCGTGCCCACCGACGTGGCCGACACCGGCTCGATGTTGACCTGCTGCAGCCCCAGCACCGTGACCGCGCTGAACGCGATCAGCACGGCCAGCGAGCCGAACACCCCGGCCCGGCCCCAGCGGTGCTCCCGCGCCGCGGCGAAGACCATGGTGGTGCCGATGATCGACAGCGTGATCGAGAGCAGCAGCCCGATGTGCGGCGGCGAGTCGATCACGGCGTCGAAGCCGTACAACCCGTGCCACCACTGGTCCCACAGCCCGTAGAGCAGGAAGGCCGCGGCGCCGACGCCGGACACGAGGTAGCCGGCCGGCGCGGCGAACGTCCGGCCGAACACGTTGACGGCGCGCCCGCCGATCCGCGGGTCCACCGGCCGTCCGGCGCGCTGGGCCGCCGTGGTCAGCAGCACCACGGCGAGGCTGGCCAGCCCGACGATCGCGCTGCCCGCGTACAGGAACAGGTGTGGCAGCGTGAAAAACGTGTCCGGGCCGACGTCGCTGTGCCACTGCACGTCCCAGGTGAGCCCGATCATCGAGATCACCGAGCCCCCGAGCACGGTGCTCGCGGGCACGAGCCCCGGGCGTGCCCTTCTTGTCGTGACGGCCACTCGGGCCCCCGACGCGGTGAGATCCATCCCCGTCCCCTCCTTTACTGGTTGACCTACTGGTTGACCAACACGGGAAAAACGACCTGGGCGGCGCCGGCGGGCCCGCGCAGGGAGACCGTGATCTCCCACTGCCCGGACATCGGCAGGCCGACGTCGGCGGCGCGGAAGCGGCCGGGGCCGTCGGCCGTCGCGGGCACCGGCGTGATCGCGTGGCCCATCTGCGGCATCACCGGCTCCACGGTGACGCCCTCGGGCGCCGCGCCGGTGACGTCGAAGGCGAACGTGTTGCCGCCGACGCGCGGCGAGTCCGTGGACAGCTGCACGGTGTACGGCCCGGACGTCGAGCGTTGCACCGTCGGGCCGCTCGCGCCGCCACCGCCCCAGAGCAGCCAGCCGAGCAGCACGGCCGCCACCACGACGACCACGGCGATCAGCACCACCGGACGACGTCTTTGGCTTGGCACCGCTGGGATTTCGGCGGTCACTGTCCCCCTCCTTCCGCGGCCGGCACGTCGAGCACCACCGGGACGGTGACGACGGACCAGCCGCGCTCGGCCTGCAGCCACAGCCGGTACCGGCCGGGCGTGGCGAACGTGTAGGTGAACGGCACGTCGGGCCCGTAGGCGGCGACGGTCTCGTCCGGGATCCCGGTCAGCCCGGGGACGTACGGCGGCATCGCGTGCGCGTGGGCCCAGGTCGGCGCCGTCGCCGCGGCCGCGCCCACGCGGTCGGCCGAGGGCAGCGGGCCGACCACGATCAGGTGCCCCAGCATGCCGAGCCACGGCTGCAGGTCGCCCTCCGGGAAGTGCGCGGTGACCGTGACCGGCACGCCGGCCGTGACGGCCGTGGTGGTGACGTCCACGGGAACCCCGTCGACCACGCGTTTCCCCGGCCCCGCGGGCAGTGCGGCCGGGCCCGGCGCTCCGGGGACGGCGGTGATGTCCACAGTGGACCGGGCCAGCTGCACCCCGCCGCCGCGGCGTTCCAGCTCCGCGGACACCGCGTACGTGCCGGATTCCGGTGGCACGAGCCGCACTCGGTACTCGCCGGGCGCGACGCGCACCGGGTGCAGGTGCCACAGCCGCCCCGAGGGCGAGACGACGACCAGGTGCACCAGCGCGTCGTCGTGGATCACCAGGTCGTCGGCCGGGCGGCCGGTGGAGCCGTCGGTGAAGCGCAGGTCCAGCTCGGCCGGTTTTCCGGTGGTGGTAAGGGTTTTCGCGGTGAAGTTGACCGGCGGGCGCGAGTAGTCCGTGACCGGCAGCCGGGACAGCGCGTACGGGTCGGTGACGTTGTCGACGGTCGGGTCCAGCTGGCTGCCGGGCGCGGGCGGCGGGGGCGTGCTCGCCGAGAGCAGCGCGCCGGTGACCGCGACGGCCAGCGCCGCGACCATCCCGCCCGCCGGTACCAGCGCGTACGCCGTCCTTCGCGAGCGAAGCGCGACGCCGAGCGCGAGAAGCAGGAAGACGCCCGCCGCGACGAAGCCGCCGTACGTCGCCTTCTCCCACGGCGGCACCACGCGCGCCGGGATGACAAACGGGATCGTCGCGGTGGGCCCGCCGGCGGCGTCGGTCAGCCCCAGCTCCCATGGCCCGGGCTGGTCGACCTGCAGCGTCCCGGAGTAGATGCCGGGCGCCGCGCCGAGCGTGACGTCGCCGCGCGAGACGACCACGCCGGCGGCCGCGACCTGCAGGTGGATCGTGCCCGGGGTGGTCCCGGCGTGCGTGACGACGTCGACGTGCAGCGGCCCCGGCGTCACGTCGATCCGCCGGATGATCACGGTCAGCTCGCGTGCGCCGAGGGTCTGCGCCACCTGGATGTCATTGCCGACCGGCGCGCCGTCGGCGTGCGCGGTACCGCCGCCGAGCGCGATTCCCAGTGCGCACAGCAGTCCCAGCAGCGCCGCGCGCCGCCCCCTCGTTGTAGTCCCCATCAAAACTGAAACTAGCGGCGCGGCGGGCCCGGAATCGTCACGGCGGCGGGGGAAGAACCGTCCCCAACACGGGGGAGGGGGACCCTTAGGTACCCAGGAACTCGCGCAGCCGGCCGACGACGGCGTCCGGCTGTTCCTCGGGCAGGAAGTGGCCGCACTCGGCCAGGCCGACGCCGGTCACCTGCTCGGCGTACTCGCGCCAGATGTCGAGCGTCGGGAGCTTGCCGAGCAGGCCGTTCTTGCCCCAGAGGACGAGCAACGGCTGCGTGACGCGGCGGCCCGCGGCGAAGTCGGCGTTGTCGAGGTCCGCGTCGTGCGGGAAGGACGCGCGGTAGTCGTCGAAGCCGGCGCGCAGCGCTCCCGGGGCGGAGAAGGCGCGGACGTACTCGGCGATGTCGTCGGCGGCCAGGCCCTGGCGCTGGAAGGTCCAGCGCTCGAAGAAGTAACCCAGGTACGCGGCGATGTTCTGGCCCGCGAGCAGCTCCGGCAGGTCGGGCTGCAGGTGGAAGAGCCAGTGCCAGTAGCCGTTCGCGATGTCGCCGTCGAGGCGGCGCCACATCTCGCGCGTCGGCGCGATGTCCAGTACGGCCAGGCGTTCGACCTGGTCGGGGCGGTCCAGCGCCCAGCGGTGGCTGACGCGCCCGCCGCGGTCGTGCCCGACGACGGCCACCCGTTCGAAGCCGAGCTGCTCCGCGAGCCCCGCGACGTCGGCGGCCATCGTGCGCTTGTCATAGCCGCCAAGGGGTTTGTCGGTGCGGCCGTACCCGCGCAGGTCGGGCGCGATCACCGTGTGCGTCTCGGCGAGCTGCCCGCCGACGCGGTGCCAGCAGTGCGACGTCTGCGGCCAGCCGTGCAGCAGGAAGACCGGCGGGCCGTCGCCGCCGCGGAGGTAGTGCATCCGGAGGTCGCCGACTTGGGCGGTGGAAGATTCTAACTGGCTCATAGGGTTAGACGGTAGCCGCTCGACTAACCGGCGGCAACGGTTAGAATCAGCCGCATGGACTGGGTCTTCGACGGCGGGCGGCCGTGCCTCGACCTCGTCAACACGCTCCGCTCGCGGCACCTCGCCGAGAACGTGGAGCTGCTGACGTCGCCGGAGGCGCTCGCCGAATGGCTGAGGCTGGCGGGTTTCGCCGTCGGCCGCGCGCCCGTGACCAGCGAGAACGTGACCGCGGCGAAGGCGCTGCGCGAGGCCGTCAACCGGCTGCTCACATCGCCGCCACCGCGCGCGGCCGACGTGCTGATCGTCAACAACGCCGCGGTGTCACCGCCTCCCGCGCGCCTGCGCCTCGACGACGGTGCCCTGCGTCGCGAGGTCGCCACCCCGCCGGACTGGGTGGCGACGGCCTTCGGCGCCATCGCCTCGGACGCCGTCGAGCTGGTCACCTCGGGCACGCTCGTCCGGATCTGCGCGGCGGACGACTGCGGTCTGCGTTTCCGCGACGCGTCACCGCGCCGGACGCGGCAGTGGTGCTCCATGTCCCGCTGCGGGAACCGGGCGAAGGCGCGGGCGCACTACGCCCGGGCTCAGGGCAGGAACCGGTAGGCCCACGGGTGCGCGCGCAGCCAGACGTTCAGCTTCCCGATCCAGCGCATGTGCGCGGTGCGCAGCGGTGGCGGGACGAGTGCGCCCAGGATCCTTGCCACGCGGCGGAAACGCGTGAACCGACGCTGGTCTTTGGAGGTCCACTGTAGACCAATCCGGGCGCGGAACTCCGGTGGCAGCGTCGCGCGGAGGAGGAACAGCTGGGCTTGGGCTTGACGCCGTTGCAGCGGCCGCCACCAGCGGTCCGGCAGCCACCGGGCGGGTTTGCGGACGGTGCGGATGGTGTGCAGGAGCGTGGTGATGGTGTCGTTCGGCTCGAAGCCCGCGACCATCCCGGCGTAGTACTCCTCGAACGCGGCCCAGTCCGGCGGCAGGTCCCGCTCGCGGACGCCGAGCGTCCGGCCGATGTCGCACATCTGCGCGTAGTACTCGTCCAGCTCCGATGTGGACAGTGGACGGCCGAAGAATCGTTGTACGTCAACGGGAACCTTGACCAGCGTAGCGTGCACCCAGGCGTAGGCGGCCGGGTCGAGCGCGCTGTAGCGGCGGCCGTCGTCGGTGCGGCCGGTGAACGTCCGGTGCAGCTTCCGCAGCCGGTCGGCCTCGACGCGGGCGCCGTCCGCGCCGCCGTAGACGTAGATCGACAGCGAGGCGCCGGTCCGCATCAGCCGGGTCCACGGGTCCTCGGTGTAGTCCGAGTGGTCGCGCACGCCGGCCGCGACCACGGGGTGCGCGACCTGCAGCACCAGCACCTGACCGGCGAGCAGCACGTCACGGAAGTCGCCGAAGTACCGCCACGCGGCGGTCCCCCTCACGACCGGCGGCGCCACGTCACACCTGCGCGCCGCGCAGCAGCATCATCAGCGGCTCGGCGGCCGGCACGTCGACACCGGTCGAGAACCGGCGCAGCTGCAGCCCGGCGATCAGCGCGACCACGGGCCCGGCCAGCCGCTCCGGCTCCGTGACGCCGAGCGCGCGCAGGATCGCGGTGGCCAGATCGTCGTACGCGGCGAAGCAGCGCGAGGACGCTTCGCGCAGCGCGGGATCACGCGCGGCCTGGAGGTACAACTCGTGCGGCGCCAGCTCGTCCGTGCCGAAGGGCAGCTGCTCGATGACCTGCTCGACCACGGCGGCGCCCTGTTCGAGGCTGAGGCCCTTGGCGCGGTGCGCGTCGACGATCGCCGTGAGCTTCGCCGTTTCCTCCTCGGCGAACAGCAGCAT
This genomic interval carries:
- a CDS encoding FixH family protein, whose protein sequence is MTAEIPAVPSQRRRPVVLIAVVVVVAAVLLGWLLWGGGGASGPTVQRSTSGPYTVQLSTDSPRVGGNTFAFDVTGAAPEGVTVEPVMPQMGHAITPVPATADGPGRFRAADVGLPMSGQWEITVSLRGPAGAAQVVFPVLVNQ
- a CDS encoding TetR/AcrR family transcriptional regulator, which translates into the protein MAGATARDGVVSTRDSILRATLKVVGEVGVGGLTNRRIVAAAGVSLGTLTYHFPSQTELLREAMLLFAEEETAKLTAIVDAHRAKGLSLEQGAAVVEQVIEQLPFGTDELAPHELYLQAARDPALREASSRCFAAYDDLATAILRALGVTEPERLAGPVVALIAGLQLRRFSTGVDVPAAEPLMMLLRGAQV
- a CDS encoding oxygenase MpaB family protein; amino-acid sequence: MAPPVVRGTAAWRYFGDFRDVLLAGQVLVLQVAHPVVAAGVRDHSDYTEDPWTRLMRTGASLSIYVYGGADGARVEADRLRKLHRTFTGRTDDGRRYSALDPAAYAWVHATLVKVPVDVQRFFGRPLSTSELDEYYAQMCDIGRTLGVRERDLPPDWAAFEEYYAGMVAGFEPNDTITTLLHTIRTVRKPARWLPDRWWRPLQRRQAQAQLFLLRATLPPEFRARIGLQWTSKDQRRFTRFRRVARILGALVPPPLRTAHMRWIGKLNVWLRAHPWAYRFLP
- a CDS encoding CGNR zinc finger domain-containing protein gives rise to the protein MDWVFDGGRPCLDLVNTLRSRHLAENVELLTSPEALAEWLRLAGFAVGRAPVTSENVTAAKALREAVNRLLTSPPPRAADVLIVNNAAVSPPPARLRLDDGALRREVATPPDWVATAFGAIASDAVELVTSGTLVRICAADDCGLRFRDASPRRTRQWCSMSRCGNRAKARAHYARAQGRNR
- a CDS encoding alpha/beta fold hydrolase, with the translated sequence MSQLESSTAQVGDLRMHYLRGGDGPPVFLLHGWPQTSHCWHRVGGQLAETHTVIAPDLRGYGRTDKPLGGYDKRTMAADVAGLAEQLGFERVAVVGHDRGGRVSHRWALDRPDQVERLAVLDIAPTREMWRRLDGDIANGYWHWLFHLQPDLPELLAGQNIAAYLGYFFERWTFQRQGLAADDIAEYVRAFSAPGALRAGFDDYRASFPHDADLDNADFAAGRRVTQPLLVLWGKNGLLGKLPTLDIWREYAEQVTGVGLAECGHFLPEEQPDAVVGRLREFLGT
- a CDS encoding DUF397 domain-containing protein, translating into MADYPSSPDYDPNTTKSLFEDAAWEKSFASEPNGGNCVEINLGRNGLVGVRDTKLTQSPVLVFDAGEWEAFLVAVKAGQFDLPPST
- a CDS encoding SAM-dependent methyltransferase, producing MTQVPDPEAPEGVDLERPNAARIYDWFLGGTANWAIDREFGERAVKTFPTIKSIAKLGRQFLGRGVQYMANQGIDQFLDLGSGVPTVGNVHEIAVSVNPNARCVYVDNEPVAVAHSQILLEREGVADRHAVIHGDLRYPGDIWPRALDTGVLDPKRPIGLIMCGVLYFVGPEEGALEIVRKYLSLVPSGSYFLASHLTNDGVKAPDGESRDEIQEQYKQSSTPFHHRTREEFAEFFEGLELVKPGITWVPDWHPDEAAERLINRIADDPSFSGALGAMGRKP